One segment of Bradyrhizobium sp. WD16 DNA contains the following:
- a CDS encoding carboxymuconolactone decarboxylase family protein has protein sequence MHPRLNIAALAPELYQAVRTLDGAVTKSGLDKRTLHLVKLRASQINGCAYCVDLHVKDALADGMDAQLLHLVAVWRESPFFDARDRAILEWTESVTLAAETGIPDAAFETVRAIFSETDIAKLTIAIGTINIWNRIAVSSRMQHPVGTEKNAVAP, from the coding sequence ATGCACCCCAGACTGAACATCGCCGCGCTGGCACCCGAACTCTATCAGGCTGTCCGCACCCTCGACGGCGCCGTGACCAAGTCGGGCCTCGACAAGCGCACGCTTCACCTCGTCAAGCTACGCGCTTCACAGATCAACGGTTGCGCCTACTGCGTCGACCTGCATGTGAAGGACGCTCTGGCAGACGGGATGGACGCCCAATTGCTGCATCTCGTCGCCGTCTGGCGCGAGTCCCCGTTCTTCGATGCGCGCGACCGGGCAATTCTCGAATGGACCGAGAGCGTGACGCTCGCCGCCGAGACGGGCATTCCCGACGCTGCTTTTGAAACCGTCCGCGCCATCTTCTCGGAGACCGACATCGCCAAACTGACGATCGCCATCGGAACCATCAACATCTGGAACCGCATCGCGGTCAGTTCCCGCATGCAGCACCCGGTCGGCACGGAAAAGAACGCGGTTGCTCCTTGA
- a CDS encoding conjugal transfer protein TraG, protein MSGSRVLWGQVAVVLVIVLTAIWCATEWTAWRLGFQAQLGVPWFELAGWPIYYPPIFFWWWYCYDAYAPPIFIEGACIAVSGGFISIIVAITLSVIRAREAKNVATYGSARWAEPEEIRAAGLLGPDGVLLGRLDGDYLRHDGPEHVLCFAPTRSGKGVGLVVPTLLTWPGSTIIHDIKGENWGLTAGFRARYGRVLLFDPTDPASSAYNPLLEVRRGDKEVRDVQNIADILVDPEGALDKRNHWEKTSHSLLVGAILHVLYAEADKTLAGVANFLSDPKRPVEATLRAMMSTPHLGETGVHPVIASSARELLNKSDNERSGVLSTAMSFLGLYRDPVVAKVTARCDWRIADLVTAEKPVSLYLVVPPSDINRTKPLIRLLLNQVGRRLTEDLKTSANRHRLLLMLDEFPALGRLDFFESALAFMAGYGIKSFLIAQSLNQIEKAYGANNSVLDNCHVRVAFATNDERTAKRVSDALGTATEMRDSTNYAGHRLSPWLGHLMVSRQETARPLLTPGEVMQLPPADELLLVAGVPPVRAKKARYYEDARFKERILPPPKAPTATAPAAQSADDWSTLAIPAASAGATSDNGNGVSFDPANAGIRREPELPEHEEIAPPERSPLSEFDVLDDDPDVDAARASRLRQQVTSNARQATMDPADGLEL, encoded by the coding sequence GGGACAAGTCGCCGTCGTTCTCGTGATCGTGCTCACCGCCATCTGGTGTGCGACCGAGTGGACGGCATGGCGTCTCGGCTTTCAGGCGCAGCTTGGCGTCCCATGGTTCGAGCTAGCCGGCTGGCCGATCTACTATCCGCCGATCTTCTTCTGGTGGTGGTATTGCTACGACGCCTATGCGCCGCCGATCTTCATTGAAGGCGCCTGCATCGCCGTGTCGGGCGGCTTCATCTCGATCATCGTCGCCATCACCCTGTCGGTGATCCGAGCGCGCGAGGCGAAGAACGTCGCCACCTACGGCTCGGCGCGATGGGCCGAACCGGAGGAAATCCGCGCCGCCGGATTGCTCGGCCCCGATGGCGTATTGCTTGGCCGGCTCGACGGTGACTATCTCCGTCATGACGGCCCCGAGCATGTGCTGTGCTTCGCCCCAACGCGATCGGGCAAAGGCGTCGGCCTCGTCGTGCCGACGCTGTTGACCTGGCCGGGCAGCACGATCATCCACGACATCAAGGGCGAGAATTGGGGCTTAACGGCTGGTTTTCGCGCACGGTATGGCCGCGTGCTGCTGTTCGATCCGACCGATCCGGCATCGTCGGCCTATAATCCGCTGCTGGAGGTGCGGCGCGGCGACAAGGAAGTCCGCGACGTGCAGAACATCGCCGACATCCTCGTTGATCCCGAAGGCGCGCTCGACAAGCGCAACCATTGGGAAAAGACCAGTCATTCGCTGTTGGTCGGCGCGATCCTGCATGTTCTCTACGCGGAAGCCGACAAGACGCTGGCCGGCGTCGCCAATTTCCTCTCCGATCCGAAGCGGCCCGTGGAGGCGACGCTGCGCGCCATGATGAGCACGCCGCATCTGGGCGAGACCGGCGTTCACCCCGTCATCGCGTCTTCGGCCCGCGAGCTTCTCAACAAGAGCGACAACGAGAGGTCTGGCGTGCTTTCGACCGCCATGTCATTCCTCGGCCTCTATCGCGATCCCGTGGTGGCGAAGGTGACGGCGCGGTGCGACTGGCGCATTGCCGATCTTGTCACGGCGGAGAAACCCGTCAGCCTCTACCTGGTCGTCCCGCCCTCCGACATCAACCGCACCAAGCCGCTGATCCGCCTGCTGCTCAATCAGGTCGGACGGCGTCTGACTGAAGACCTGAAGACATCCGCCAACCGGCATCGCCTCCTGCTGATGCTGGACGAGTTTCCAGCTCTCGGCCGACTCGATTTCTTTGAGTCGGCTTTGGCCTTCATGGCGGGCTACGGCATCAAATCCTTCCTGATCGCGCAGAGTCTCAACCAGATCGAGAAAGCCTATGGCGCGAACAACAGCGTGCTCGACAATTGTCATGTGCGCGTCGCCTTCGCTACCAATGACGAGCGCACCGCCAAGCGGGTATCGGATGCGCTCGGCACCGCCACCGAGATGCGCGACTCCACGAACTATGCCGGGCACCGGCTGTCGCCCTGGCTCGGCCATCTCATGGTCTCGCGGCAGGAGACGGCGCGGCCGCTGCTCACCCCCGGAGAGGTGATGCAGCTCCCGCCCGCCGACGAATTGCTGCTGGTCGCAGGTGTGCCGCCCGTGCGGGCAAAGAAGGCGCGCTACTACGAGGATGCTCGCTTCAAGGAACGCATCTTGCCGCCGCCGAAGGCGCCGACAGCGACCGCGCCGGCAGCGCAGTCCGCGGATGATTGGTCGACGCTGGCGATCCCGGCGGCATCGGCTGGAGCAACATCCGACAACGGGAATGGCGTGAGCTTCGATCCGGCCAATGCCGGCATTCGCCGCGAGCCGGAATTGCCGGAACATGAGGAGATCGCGCCACCCGAGCGATCACCCCTCAGTGAGTTCGATGTTCTCGACGACGATCCCGATGTGGACGCCGCCCGGGCCAGCCGCTTGCGCCAGCAGGTCACATCGAATGCCCGGCAGGCAACGATGGACCCGGCTGATGGCCTCGAACTGTGA
- a CDS encoding Rrf2 family transcriptional regulator: MSDGVEAALHCALVLAGLPEGKVLPGKSLAELHGVSETYLLKHLRALAAASVIDAVPGPRGGYRLARDPARITLLDIVEAIDGREPAFVCREIRRRGPGKAKDPCVYKADCFIKTRMIAAEEAWRAVLKQQTLADLVADGAQLIDAHNKKAVATYVENAQR, from the coding sequence ATGAGTGACGGGGTGGAGGCGGCATTGCACTGCGCTCTGGTGCTGGCCGGATTGCCGGAGGGTAAGGTGCTTCCGGGCAAGAGCCTCGCCGAATTGCACGGCGTCTCCGAAACCTATCTTCTGAAGCACCTGCGGGCGCTCGCTGCGGCTTCCGTCATTGATGCCGTGCCGGGGCCGCGCGGCGGCTATCGGCTGGCGCGCGACCCGGCGCGCATCACGTTGCTCGACATCGTCGAAGCGATCGACGGACGGGAGCCCGCCTTCGTCTGCCGCGAAATCCGCCGGCGCGGCCCCGGCAAGGCGAAGGACCCGTGCGTCTACAAGGCGGACTGCTTCATCAAGACCCGCATGATCGCCGCCGAGGAAGCTTGGCGGGCTGTCCTGAAACAGCAGACCCTTGCCGATCTCGTTGCCGACGGAGCCCAATTGATCGACGCGCACAACAAGAAGGCGGTGGCGACCTACGTCGAGAACGCACAGCGCTGA
- a CDS encoding CopG family transcriptional regulator, with protein sequence MQTKTRMNVYFDPELLKKVEALALRRNISKSAVIEAAVASFLSADASERLEAVFARRMDRIGRQIDELDEDIAIVGETLSLFIRFWLTITPPLPDSAQASARAKGAERFENFLQTLGRKLAGGDRFLKELSRDVEASQEVAKPSP encoded by the coding sequence ATGCAGACCAAGACCCGCATGAATGTCTATTTCGACCCCGAACTCCTGAAGAAGGTCGAGGCGCTGGCGCTCCGTCGCAACATCTCCAAATCCGCCGTGATCGAAGCAGCCGTCGCGTCCTTCCTGTCGGCGGATGCGTCCGAGCGACTTGAGGCCGTGTTCGCCCGCCGCATGGATCGTATCGGCCGCCAGATCGATGAACTCGATGAAGACATCGCCATCGTCGGAGAGACGCTCTCGCTGTTCATCCGCTTCTGGCTGACCATCACACCACCATTGCCCGACAGCGCGCAGGCCTCGGCGAGGGCGAAGGGCGCAGAGCGCTTCGAGAACTTCCTGCAAACGCTCGGACGGAAACTCGCCGGCGGAGATCGCTTTTTGAAGGAGCTGTCGCGAGATGTGGAAGCGAGCCAGGAAGTGGCAAAGCCGAGCCCCTAA
- a CDS encoding MFS transporter has protein sequence MPKPSPSPSLILATLALAVYFVGAVEFMLAPMLTPLASAFAAKPADIAWLVSAYAVSYAVLAPLIGLLSDRIGRRRLLLPALALFAADALAVAFAPSLTFAIVARILGGAAGAALTPTAFALIAETVPEDRQAGAMGLVLFGLTLGIATGPTFAGLLTDAFDWQAPFIAVACGCLAVLVLAARILPPSVARQGRPLKASAARLLGGATFRPNLSKGFWLGATIAGFLISGEVLRNRYGLSTSMVGLSVTAFGVGLAAGNLAIGRLTAWAGRPETVLIFAIALIFVTQSAFLATDPSLGLAIGLLALWGFASGLAAPANTAIQASRAGSDAGFVLASSESLNNGALLVLAPIVASWIGGGDTINAAILLGVCTLAALGVNLIDRQYRPTALPCETN, from the coding sequence ATGCCGAAGCCATCCCCATCGCCCTCGCTCATCCTCGCCACCCTGGCGCTCGCGGTCTATTTCGTCGGCGCCGTTGAGTTCATGCTCGCGCCGATGCTGACGCCGCTGGCGTCGGCCTTCGCCGCGAAACCCGCCGATATCGCCTGGCTCGTCTCTGCCTATGCGGTGTCCTACGCCGTGCTTGCCCCGCTCATCGGCCTCCTCAGCGATCGGATTGGCCGGCGGCGCCTGCTTCTCCCAGCATTGGCGCTGTTTGCCGCCGACGCGCTGGCCGTCGCCTTCGCCCCCTCGCTCACCTTCGCGATCGTCGCCCGCATTCTCGGCGGCGCAGCGGGCGCGGCCCTGACGCCGACCGCCTTTGCCCTCATCGCCGAGACCGTTCCCGAAGACCGCCAAGCCGGCGCCATGGGCCTCGTCCTCTTCGGCCTGACCCTCGGCATCGCCACCGGGCCGACCTTCGCGGGGCTCCTCACCGATGCCTTCGATTGGCAGGCGCCGTTCATCGCCGTGGCCTGCGGCTGCCTCGCCGTTCTCGTGCTGGCCGCGCGCATTCTGCCTCCCTCCGTGGCGCGGCAGGGCCGACCGCTCAAAGCCTCGGCGGCCCGCCTGCTCGGTGGCGCGACCTTCCGGCCCAACCTCTCCAAGGGCTTCTGGCTCGGCGCGACCATTGCCGGCTTCCTGATCTCCGGCGAGGTTCTGCGCAACCGCTATGGTCTCTCCACCAGCATGGTCGGGCTCTCGGTCACCGCCTTCGGGGTCGGTCTCGCGGCAGGCAACCTTGCCATCGGGCGCCTGACCGCCTGGGCCGGACGGCCAGAGACTGTCCTCATCTTCGCTATCGCGCTCATCTTCGTGACGCAGAGCGCCTTCCTGGCGACCGACCCGAGCCTCGGTTTGGCGATCGGACTACTGGCTCTCTGGGGCTTTGCCTCAGGCCTCGCCGCACCCGCCAACACCGCCATTCAGGCGAGCCGAGCCGGCTCGGACGCCGGCTTCGTGCTGGCGTCGTCGGAATCGCTGAACAACGGCGCGCTGCTCGTGCTGGCGCCGATCGTCGCGAGTTGGATCGGAGGTGGGGACACCATCAATGCGGCCATTCTGCTCGGCGTCTGCACGCTTGCAGCACTCGGCGTCAATCTTATCGACCGGCAGTACCGACCGACAGCCCTTCCATGCGAGACGAATTAG